The following coding sequences are from one Methanobacteriales archaeon HGW-Methanobacteriales-1 window:
- a CDS encoding recombinase — MERISIGIDKLDEVLGGFPVGRSMLITGDAGCGKTIFGLRFAKTSCEEGYATAYITAEEDSYDLHVQANTFGWNTQELEEQGLLTFIELTGIRARITEAEINMDMDPMKGNFTKILHDIPPETEVVIIDSLGGYTAKLTPYDFRNQFDLLVYELKQRGITSVLILDSATSSEFNELALFSVYGAIKLVRRENPYTGRRERVMDIIKMRSTKTPTQFLTYDIGANGIEIQNGEECFDDDESKENFDI, encoded by the coding sequence ATGGAGAGAATTAGTATTGGGATTGATAAATTAGATGAAGTACTAGGTGGATTTCCAGTGGGAAGATCCATGTTAATAACCGGAGATGCTGGATGTGGAAAAACTATCTTCGGTCTTCGATTTGCAAAAACTAGTTGTGAAGAAGGATATGCTACGGCTTATATAACTGCAGAAGAAGATTCATATGATTTGCATGTTCAGGCCAATACATTTGGATGGAATACACAAGAACTAGAAGAGCAGGGATTATTAACCTTTATTGAGCTTACTGGTATTAGGGCCCGGATCACTGAGGCAGAAATCAATATGGATATGGACCCTATGAAAGGGAATTTCACTAAAATCCTTCATGACATACCTCCTGAAACTGAAGTGGTAATTATTGATAGTTTAGGAGGATATACTGCCAAATTAACCCCATATGACTTTAGAAATCAATTCGATTTGCTTGTTTACGAATTAAAACAACGGGGAATTACATCAGTACTTATTTTAGATAGTGCTACTTCTAGTGAATTCAATGAACTGGCCTTGTTCTCGGTTTATGGTGCTATAAAATTAGTGAGGAGGGAAAATCCATATACTGGCCGTAGGGAACGAGTTATGGATATTATAAAAATGAGAAGTACGAAAACTCCCACTCAGTTTTTAACTTATGATATTGGAGCAAATGGGATAGAAATACAAAATGGAGAAGAATGCTTTGATGATGATGAATCAAAGGAAAATTTCGATATTTAA
- the ribB gene encoding 3,4-dihydroxy-2-butanone-4-phosphate synthase → MIQKALEALKNGEIVLVFDADNRERETDMIVAAEFMTPQHMTTIRNDAGGLFCVPLSSENSDKLGIPFMTDIMEEAGDKYPVLNQLSPNDIPYDEKSAFSITLNHRETFTGITDNDRAFTMKELALLCKNGKQEDLGKLFRAPGHVTLLRAAEGHVLKRKGHTEMSIALMEMAGLTEVAVCCEMMDDVSGGSLNTENARKYAEEHGLVFLNGADLIAAYKEYANK, encoded by the coding sequence TTGATGCCGACAATCGAGAAAGAGAAACGGACATGATAGTGGCCGCTGAGTTTATGACCCCTCAACATATGACCACCATCAGAAATGATGCGGGAGGCCTATTCTGTGTTCCCCTATCCTCAGAAAACTCTGATAAACTTGGAATTCCATTTATGACTGATATAATGGAAGAGGCTGGAGATAAATACCCTGTACTAAATCAATTATCCCCTAATGACATACCTTATGATGAAAAATCTGCTTTTTCAATTACCCTTAACCATAGAGAAACTTTTACCGGAATAACTGATAATGACCGGGCTTTCACTATGAAAGAGCTTGCTTTACTTTGTAAAAATGGTAAACAGGAAGATTTAGGAAAATTATTCCGGGCACCAGGCCATGTAACTCTTTTAAGGGCTGCAGAAGGTCATGTTCTTAAAAGAAAAGGTCACACCGAAATGAGTATCGCCCTTATGGAAATGGCCGGCCTCACTGAAGTGGCTGTATGCTGTGAAATGATGGATGACGTTTCTGGAGGTTCCCTAAATACTGAAAATGCTCGAAAATATGCAGAAGAACATGGACTTGTTTTCTTAAATGGTGCTGACCTCATTGCCGCATATAAAGAATATGCAAATAAATAA